The sequence TGCCCAGCTCGAACAGGTGCCGGCGGAGGCGTTCCGGCTCGCTGGTGGCCTCCTGGGCGGCCACCTTGAGATCGCGGCTGATCTTGCCCAGCCAGAAGGAGAGCATCGACAGCACCGGCAGCAGCAGGAGCAGCGGATGGACCATCAGGAGCAGCACCGCGCTGACGCCCAGGGCCGCGCCGACCCGCAGCAGACCGGCCGTCGCGTTCACCATGCCGGACAGCCGGCCCTGCTCCTCGCGGACCCGGTGCGCCTGGTCCAGGTATTCGGGCCGCTCGTGGTGCGCCAGCCCGTCGGTGCCGCCCATCAGCGTCATCAGCCGCTGGCTGGCCAGCGCGCCGGCCCGTTCCATCACCGTGAACAGGCAGTCCACGTAGTAGAAGACGCAGGTCAAGGCACCGCCGGAGATCAGCGCCAGCAGGCCGGCCGCCAGGAGGCCGCGCTCCAGGTCGCCGGCGATCGCGGCGTCGACGATCAGTTTGACGCTCCAGGCGGCGATCGGCACCGCGACCGCGAACACCACGCCGGTGAGGAGCTGGCCGGTGGCGTGCCAGGGAGCGGCGCGGAACCCGATGCCCATCAGGGACACGTACGCCCGGAATGTCTCACGCATCTTCGCTCCCTGATCCGGTGTCACGCATGCTCGCTCCCGGAGGCGGTGAGCGCACCCGGGCGCTCGTCCGGTGGTGCCACGTCCTCGACGAACCGGGCGGCCTGCAGCCGGAACATGGTCGCGTACCGCCCGTCCAGGGCCACCAGTTCGGCGTGGCTGCCGTCCTCGACGACCGCGCCCTGCTCGATCACGATGATGCGGTCCGCCCGGCGTACGGTCGAGAACCGGTGCGAGACCAGGATCGTGGTCAGTCCGGCGGTGAGTTCGAGGAAGCGTTCGTAGAGTTCGGCCTCGGCCCGCACGTCCAGCGCGGCGGTCGGCTCGTCCAGGATCAGCACGCGGGCGCCGGCCTCGACCGCGAAGAAGGCCCGCGCCATGGCGATCCGCTGCCACTGCCCGCCGGACAGGTCGACGCCGCCGGAGTACTCCGGCGACAGGATGGTGTCCCACCCCTGCGGAAGCCCTTCGATCAGCGGCAGCGCTCCCGCCCGTTCGGCGGCGGCCCGCAGCCGGCCGTGATCGGCGGCCGACTCGGGCGCGCCCATCCCGATGTTGTCCCCGGCGCTGAGGTGGTACCGGGTGAAGTCCTGGAAGAGCACGGAGACCCGGCTGCGCCACGCCGCCGGCCCGAGGTCGGCCAGGTCGTGGCCGTCCGCGCTGATCGTGCCCGCCGTGGGCCGGTACAGCCCGCAGAGGAGCTTGACCAGCGACGTCTTGCCGGCGCCGTTCTCGCCGACGACGGCGAGCGACCGGCCCGCGGCGATGGTGAGATCGAGATCGCGCACCGCGTCCTGGGCGGCGCCCGGGTAGCGGAACCGGACCCCGCGGACGCGGATCTCCGCGGCGGGGAACTCCGCCGGCAGCGTTCGTCCCCGGGCCGGGTCGCTCGTGCCCTCGGCCGGGTCGCCTGCGCCCTCGGCCGGGTCGGGTGTGGCGCCGAGACGGTCGTCCAGATCGAGCACCTTGGGCACGGTGACCGCGGCGAACGACAGGATCGCGTTGTGACTGTCGAACGCGGTGTAGCTGTTGGCCATGCTCAGGGCCTGGGTGTAGACCGCGAGGGCGGCCAGGCCCAGATCCCCCCGGATCGCGGCCCAGACCAGCAGACCGTAGGAGAGGGCGTTGACCGCCACGATGGTGCCGGTGGTGCCGAGGACCGCGCCGAGGCGGGGCCGCCGCTGCCGCCAGATCGGCTCGATCGCCGAGCGCCAGATGGACCGGTAACACCCGAGCAGCCAGTCCAGCATCCCCCAGATCCGGATCTCCTTCGCGGCCGGGGCGGTGATGGCGAGGTCGCGCAGGTACTCGGCGCGCCGCAGGGCGTCGCTCTGCCCGAAGCCGACCTGACCGACGCGGAGGTACTCGCGTTGCATGACGTGGACGACGACCGGCCAGACCACCAGCCACAGCAGACCCACGGCCGGGTGGAACGCCAGCAGCACGGCGGCTGCGCCGAGCGCGCGCAGCCAGGACGGGAGCACCGCGGCCAGTGCCTCGACGGCGAGGCCGGGGCGGTCCGAATCGGACGTGCCGAGACCGCGGACCACGCGCAGCCGGGCCAGCACCTCGGAGTCCTCCAGGTGCGCGATGGTGGCCGGCCGGCCGACCGCGGCCATCATCCGCTCCTGCAGGTAGCGGTCGACCTGGCGACCGAGCGTCTCGGCCAGCGTGCGCAGCAGCGGCGAGACGATCCGTTCCAGCATCACCAGGGCGCCGACCACCGCCAGCAGCGCGACCAGCGTCCGCTGTTGCGGGGAGTCCGCGCCGCCGCGTACCGCGTCCGGGATGGCGCCGAT is a genomic window of Micromonospora tarapacensis containing:
- a CDS encoding ABC transporter ATP-binding protein; the protein is MTFLRPPAAVIGLLALLRLLPRVSRPKAVLGVLGVLLASVLPVAVGVATGILIGAIPDAVRGGADSPQQRTLVALLAVVGALVMLERIVSPLLRTLAETLGRQVDRYLQERMMAAVGRPATIAHLEDSEVLARLRVVRGLGTSDSDRPGLAVEALAAVLPSWLRALGAAAVLLAFHPAVGLLWLVVWPVVVHVMQREYLRVGQVGFGQSDALRRAEYLRDLAITAPAAKEIRIWGMLDWLLGCYRSIWRSAIEPIWRQRRPRLGAVLGTTGTIVAVNALSYGLLVWAAIRGDLGLAALAVYTQALSMANSYTAFDSHNAILSFAAVTVPKVLDLDDRLGATPDPAEGAGDPAEGTSDPARGRTLPAEFPAAEIRVRGVRFRYPGAAQDAVRDLDLTIAAGRSLAVVGENGAGKTSLVKLLCGLYRPTAGTISADGHDLADLGPAAWRSRVSVLFQDFTRYHLSAGDNIGMGAPESAADHGRLRAAAERAGALPLIEGLPQGWDTILSPEYSGGVDLSGGQWQRIAMARAFFAVEAGARVLILDEPTAALDVRAEAELYERFLELTAGLTTILVSHRFSTVRRADRIIVIEQGAVVEDGSHAELVALDGRYATMFRLQAARFVEDVAPPDERPGALTASGSEHA